The window AAGCGAGCTCACCGAGTTGATGGGGGCCGCTAACGAGAGCCTGAACCTGGCGACCCAGCCGCCAGCGGTTGTGCTGATGGCCGGTTTACAGGGAGCGGGTAAAACCACCACTGTGGCTAAACTCGCTCGCTTTCTGCAAGAGAAGCACAAGAAAAAGGTCATGGTTGTCAGTGCTGATGTATATCGGCCAGCGGCAATTAAGCAGTTGGAGACACTGGCAGCCGAAGTTGAAGCTGAGTTTTTTCCCTCGTCGTCTGATCAGCAGCCAGTTGCGATTGCCAAAGCCGCCATCGAGCAGGCCAAAAAATCGCATATGGATGTGCTGCTCGTGGATACCGCAGGGCGTTTACATATCGACGAACAGCTTATGGCTGAGATACAGGGGCTGCACAAGGCGGTAAACCCTGTTGAAACCTTGTTCGTTATTGATTCGATGATTGGTCAGGATGCGGTCAATACCGCCAAAGCGTTTAACGACGCGCTGCCGTTGACGGGCGTGGTTTTGACGAAAACTGACGGCGATGCGCGAGGCGGTGCGGCGCTGTCTGTGCGGCATATCACCGGTAAACCTATTAAGTTTATGGGCGTTGGGGAAAAAACCGAAGCGCTCGAACCCTTCCACCCCGAGCGGGTAGCCTCGCGTATTCTGGGAATGGGCGACATTATGTCGCTGATCGAGGAAGCCGAGCAGAAAATTGATAAGGCGAAGGCTGAAAAGTTCGCCAAGAAAGTGCAGGAAGGCAAGCGCTTCGATCTGGAAGATTTGCGCGATCAGTTGCAGCAGATGCAGAGCATGGGCGGTATGGGAGCAATGCTCGAGAAATTGCCCGGTATGGGGAA of the Teredinibacter turnerae T7901 genome contains:
- the ffh gene encoding signal recognition particle protein, which gives rise to MFDNLSDRLTRSLKKITGKSRLNHDNIQDALRDVRKALLEADVALPVVKDFINHVRKRAQGQEVSRALNPGQQFLKIVESELTELMGAANESLNLATQPPAVVLMAGLQGAGKTTTVAKLARFLQEKHKKKVMVVSADVYRPAAIKQLETLAAEVEAEFFPSSSDQQPVAIAKAAIEQAKKSHMDVLLVDTAGRLHIDEQLMAEIQGLHKAVNPVETLFVIDSMIGQDAVNTAKAFNDALPLTGVVLTKTDGDARGGAALSVRHITGKPIKFMGVGEKTEALEPFHPERVASRILGMGDIMSLIEEAEQKIDKAKAEKFAKKVQEGKRFDLEDLRDQLQQMQSMGGMGAMLEKLPGMGNMAQMVDQANVSKQFKQMDAIIGSMTPAERRNPDLLNGSRKRRITLGSGTQIQDLNRLLKQHKQMSKVMKKMKGGGMKKMMRGMGGMFPGGGPGGMPPMGGGGLPPGFGQ